The Natrinema salaciae genome contains a region encoding:
- a CDS encoding alpha/beta fold hydrolase, which yields MTDASATEMYRSRTDALTTDVGEGQPIVFAHGTLMDRTMFAPQIEALQDEYRAVAYDLRARTDRYAPGYDLWELADDCAAVLDGIGEDSAVIAGMSMGGFMALRFALEYPERVDGLVLIDSMAAPHTAEEQEIYGDLVAPLDGSHEATPRELAEGVTGYLFGDTTREENPELVEAWVDRWATYPGAAVYHELHSWLERSDVTDRLSEIDVPVLIVHGEEDPSIDPSRAEPMLEELPDAEMELIPDAGHTSNLERSEPATDAIRSFLDDRF from the coding sequence ATGACGGACGCATCCGCGACCGAGATGTATCGATCCCGGACCGACGCGCTGACGACCGACGTCGGCGAGGGGCAGCCGATCGTCTTCGCGCACGGGACGCTGATGGATCGAACGATGTTCGCGCCCCAGATCGAGGCGTTGCAGGACGAGTACCGGGCCGTCGCGTACGATCTTCGCGCGCGAACCGACCGGTACGCCCCCGGCTACGATCTGTGGGAGCTGGCCGACGATTGTGCGGCGGTGCTGGACGGGATCGGCGAAGACAGCGCCGTCATCGCCGGCATGTCGATGGGTGGTTTCATGGCACTGCGATTCGCGCTCGAGTATCCCGAGCGGGTCGACGGACTCGTGCTGATCGACTCGATGGCCGCCCCGCACACGGCCGAAGAGCAGGAGATCTACGGCGATCTCGTCGCGCCCCTGGACGGCTCCCACGAGGCCACCCCGCGTGAACTGGCCGAGGGTGTGACGGGCTACCTCTTCGGCGATACGACCCGCGAGGAGAATCCCGAACTGGTCGAGGCGTGGGTTGACCGCTGGGCGACGTATCCCGGCGCTGCGGTCTACCACGAACTCCACTCCTGGCTCGAGCGGTCGGACGTAACCGACCGCCTCTCGGAGATCGACGTCCCGGTCCTGATCGTCCACGGTGAGGAGGACCCGTCGATCGATCCCTCACGAGCCGAACCGATGCTCGAGGAGCTGCCCGATGCCGAGATGGAGCTAATTCCGGACGCGGGACACACCTCGAATCTCGAGCGGTCGGAGCCGGCTACCGATGCGATCAGGTCGTTCCTCGACGACCGATTCTGA
- a CDS encoding cation:proton antiporter domain-containing protein produces MAIIEPLGHHELLLVIVQLTLLLFVARALGEAFSRIGQPTVVGELFAGVLLGPSVLGLVVPGVYESLFAVSESQFHLLEVISWLGLILLLIVTGLETDIDLIVSKGRTAVILSLGGIVVPFTTGFALGWVLPVSFVASPGQRLVFSLFLGTAMSISAIPVIAKVLIELDVIRRDIGQLILAAGMVDDTIGWILLATVAGLARTGVVDIGSVATTIVSVLVFLGVSLTVGRRFVAALVRWVGTVFGSEVALVSTVIVLAFAAGAVTQYMGLEAILGAFVVGVLVGQVKRFPYELRHTLEVITLAVFAPLFFAIAGLRMDVAALFDETVFAVGLVVLGVACFGKFAGIMGASRLAGLSRWEGVTIGGGMNARGAMEIIVATVGLGAGILTTDMYSIIVAVAIATSVIAPVIMRWSIPKIEMSEDERERIEREAFLRGSFVNTLTRILLPVGGGADGRYAARLLDPLVRDRDIDLDVMCVSDGSGASDGRYDGFFTGLRNDRFAPTRANHGSGRPTAVTSDEVDRVFEPIERRLRDRRQPSRTFVRNARGTVAETILDELDAGYDLAVLGESVVGDESNESLFGTTVDRIIQGTTCPKMIVSTPFEPAASTDRADEPIDRILLPTVGTVSNRHAAEIAFTVAAAENALVEIVHVVDEPPFDDRFATRPDPSEQVRIGEQIVEREAEFGRRLDATVLTRVTISETPETEIVDLADRTDADVIVMGANMRPISRRVFLGHRVEYVVRNAPCPVTILSSL; encoded by the coding sequence ATGGCAATTATCGAACCGCTCGGACACCACGAACTGTTGCTCGTCATCGTCCAGCTCACGCTGTTGCTCTTCGTCGCGAGAGCGCTCGGCGAGGCGTTCAGTCGAATCGGCCAACCGACGGTCGTCGGCGAGCTGTTCGCGGGCGTTCTGCTCGGCCCGTCGGTGCTCGGCCTCGTCGTACCGGGCGTCTACGAGTCGCTGTTCGCGGTCTCGGAGAGCCAGTTCCACCTGCTCGAGGTCATCTCGTGGCTCGGTCTCATCCTGTTGCTGATCGTCACCGGCCTCGAGACGGACATCGATCTCATCGTCAGCAAGGGGCGAACGGCGGTCATCCTCTCGCTCGGCGGGATCGTCGTGCCCTTTACGACCGGATTCGCGCTGGGCTGGGTACTGCCGGTATCGTTCGTCGCGTCGCCGGGCCAGCGGCTCGTGTTCAGTCTCTTTCTCGGAACCGCGATGAGTATCTCCGCGATCCCCGTCATCGCGAAGGTGCTCATCGAACTCGACGTCATCCGTCGCGACATCGGCCAACTGATTCTCGCCGCGGGGATGGTCGACGACACGATCGGGTGGATTCTGTTGGCCACGGTCGCCGGACTCGCTCGAACCGGCGTCGTCGATATCGGATCGGTCGCGACGACGATCGTCTCGGTGCTCGTCTTTCTCGGCGTCTCGCTTACCGTCGGACGTCGGTTCGTCGCGGCACTCGTTCGCTGGGTCGGGACCGTCTTCGGCAGCGAGGTCGCGCTGGTCTCGACGGTGATCGTGCTCGCGTTCGCAGCGGGCGCGGTCACCCAGTACATGGGGCTCGAGGCGATCCTGGGCGCGTTCGTCGTCGGAGTGCTGGTCGGCCAGGTCAAGCGCTTCCCCTACGAACTCCGACACACGCTCGAAGTGATCACGCTCGCCGTCTTCGCGCCGCTGTTCTTCGCGATCGCCGGGCTGCGAATGGACGTGGCCGCCCTGTTCGACGAGACGGTGTTCGCCGTGGGACTCGTCGTCCTCGGGGTGGCGTGTTTCGGCAAGTTCGCCGGGATCATGGGCGCGTCTCGGCTCGCCGGCCTCTCGAGGTGGGAGGGAGTCACGATCGGTGGCGGGATGAACGCTCGCGGGGCCATGGAGATCATCGTCGCGACGGTGGGACTCGGCGCGGGCATCTTGACGACGGACATGTACAGCATTATCGTCGCGGTCGCCATCGCGACCTCCGTGATCGCACCGGTGATCATGCGGTGGTCGATCCCGAAGATCGAGATGAGCGAGGACGAACGCGAGCGCATCGAACGCGAGGCGTTCCTCCGGGGGAGTTTCGTCAACACCCTCACGAGAATTCTGTTGCCGGTCGGTGGCGGTGCGGACGGCCGGTACGCCGCCCGTCTCCTCGATCCGCTCGTTCGCGATCGCGATATCGACCTCGACGTGATGTGCGTGAGCGACGGTTCCGGTGCCTCGGACGGACGGTACGACGGCTTCTTCACCGGTCTCCGAAACGATCGCTTCGCGCCGACGCGAGCGAACCACGGGTCCGGACGGCCCACCGCCGTCACGTCCGACGAGGTGGATCGTGTTTTCGAACCGATCGAACGCCGGTTACGCGACCGGAGGCAGCCGTCGAGAACGTTCGTTCGCAACGCCCGGGGAACGGTCGCCGAGACGATTCTCGACGAGCTGGACGCCGGGTACGATCTCGCCGTCCTCGGCGAGTCGGTCGTCGGCGACGAGTCCAACGAATCCCTGTTCGGTACGACGGTCGACCGCATCATCCAGGGGACGACGTGTCCGAAGATGATCGTCAGTACACCGTTCGAACCGGCTGCGTCGACGGATCGGGCCGACGAGCCCATCGACCGAATTCTCCTCCCGACGGTCGGGACGGTGTCCAACCGCCACGCCGCCGAGATCGCGTTCACCGTCGCCGCAGCGGAAAACGCGCTCGTCGAGATCGTTCACGTCGTCGACGAACCCCCGTTCGACGACCGGTTCGCCACTCGACCAGATCCCTCCGAGCAGGTTCGGATCGGCGAACAGATCGTCGAGCGGGAGGCGGAGTTCGGCAGACGACTCGACGCGACGGTGCTGACGAGGGTGACGATCTCGGAGACCCCCGAAACGGAGATCGTCGACCTCGCCGACCGGACCGACGCCGACGTGATCGTTATGGGCGCGAACATGCGGCCGATCTCTCGACGGGTGTTTCTCGGCCATCGCGTGGAGTACGTCGTCCGGAACGCTCCGTGTCCGGTCACGATACTCAGTTCGCTCTGA
- a CDS encoding PadR family transcriptional regulator produces the protein MYDLTGFQRDLLYVIAGEEEPHGLAIKEELEDYYEKEIHHGRLYPNLDTLVDKGLVEKGRRDRRTNFYTLTRRGRRELEARRDWESQYVDL, from the coding sequence ATGTACGACCTGACAGGATTCCAGCGTGACTTGCTCTACGTCATCGCTGGCGAGGAGGAGCCGCACGGACTGGCGATCAAAGAGGAACTCGAGGACTACTACGAGAAGGAGATCCACCACGGTCGGCTCTACCCGAACCTCGACACCCTCGTCGACAAGGGGCTCGTCGAAAAGGGCCGTCGCGACCGGCGGACGAACTTCTACACGCTCACCCGTCGCGGCCGCCGCGAACTCGAGGCGCGCCGCGACTGGGAGTCCCAGTACGTCGACCTCTAG
- a CDS encoding DUF6498-containing protein, with protein sequence MVSPRTLERSVPWIGFVPLLFANLLPLVGVLAFGWDAAILVTVYVLEMFLTFPLTAAKALFAQQPPKTDDEDPNVSDELKQRRGSVELVSWLPPIYPRNVPFVSTVLLGFAWVSVFGASVLSEVIPVEDVLLRSEVVMSVVALVAATSADVWRDYLRGGRYETVSAYEVVQTHVGQTFFLVVVLMVVVSPDDVGGVALLAGFVFGKLLVDWATFRAAHGEPGRLLGWLAGPNDPTKPVDPPMVPEGGPDVRISTDDTAVLYTAAHHTLFGAVFFAPWILISLVVSLAVFTGDDTPLAVVVGTGVAFAFLLLLQPAMEFVKIVLRYGPLEYRRYEDRLVAYDTLVDEPQWSVLPDEVRDATVVVDNLPDHLLGTRTFAVTMGWGDDEFERDLGPVSDSDAFVSAFEIPVRTMELDPIDRRLAWAAVVLGVGLAGALILTFRPWASVIALVPVTFLLPFSLFVPLGLWRLAYPSSD encoded by the coding sequence ATGGTCTCCCCACGCACCCTCGAGCGCTCCGTTCCCTGGATCGGATTCGTCCCTCTCCTCTTCGCGAACCTGCTTCCGCTCGTCGGCGTCCTCGCGTTCGGCTGGGACGCGGCGATACTGGTGACGGTCTACGTGCTCGAGATGTTCCTGACGTTTCCGCTCACGGCGGCGAAAGCGCTGTTCGCCCAGCAGCCGCCGAAAACGGACGACGAGGATCCAAACGTCTCGGACGAACTGAAGCAGCGACGCGGCAGCGTGGAACTGGTATCGTGGCTCCCGCCGATCTATCCGCGGAACGTGCCGTTCGTCAGCACCGTCCTCCTCGGGTTCGCGTGGGTTTCGGTCTTCGGCGCAAGCGTCCTCAGCGAGGTGATTCCCGTCGAGGACGTGCTCCTACGATCGGAAGTGGTGATGAGCGTCGTCGCCCTCGTGGCCGCCACCTCGGCCGACGTGTGGCGAGACTATCTCCGCGGCGGCCGCTACGAGACGGTCTCTGCCTACGAGGTCGTCCAGACGCACGTCGGCCAGACGTTCTTCCTGGTGGTCGTCCTCATGGTCGTTGTGAGTCCGGACGACGTCGGCGGGGTGGCTCTCCTCGCCGGATTTGTCTTCGGCAAGCTACTCGTCGACTGGGCTACCTTTCGCGCTGCCCACGGTGAGCCGGGACGACTCCTCGGCTGGCTCGCCGGTCCAAACGATCCGACGAAGCCGGTCGATCCACCGATGGTACCCGAAGGTGGCCCCGACGTGCGGATTTCGACCGACGACACCGCCGTTCTGTACACCGCCGCACACCACACGCTCTTCGGAGCCGTATTTTTCGCACCCTGGATTCTGATCTCGTTGGTCGTCTCGCTCGCGGTGTTCACCGGTGACGACACTCCCCTGGCGGTCGTGGTCGGAACTGGCGTCGCGTTCGCGTTCCTGCTCCTCCTGCAACCCGCGATGGAGTTCGTGAAGATCGTTCTCAGGTACGGACCGCTCGAGTATCGCCGGTACGAGGACCGACTTGTCGCGTACGATACGTTGGTGGACGAACCGCAGTGGTCCGTCCTCCCCGACGAGGTACGGGATGCCACGGTCGTCGTCGATAACCTCCCGGATCACCTGCTCGGGACGCGGACCTTCGCCGTCACGATGGGGTGGGGTGACGACGAGTTCGAGCGGGATCTCGGCCCCGTGTCGGATTCCGACGCGTTCGTCTCCGCGTTCGAGATCCCAGTACGGACGATGGAACTGGACCCGATCGATCGACGGCTCGCGTGGGCCGCGGTCGTTCTCGGCGTCGGGCTCGCCGGGGCCCTCATCCTCACCTTCAGGCCGTGGGCGTCGGTTATCGCGCTGGTCCCGGTCACGTTTTTACTCCCGTTCTCGCTGTTCGTTCCGTTGGGACTCTGGAGACTGGCGTATCCGAGCTCCGATTGA
- the purD gene encoding phosphoribosylamine--glycine ligase — MRENVLLIGGGGREHAIARALEDSEADLYACAGNRNPGIARIASGFETLETTDPEAVVDYAEDVDATIAVIGPEAPLDAGVADELEAAGVYPFGPKKADARIETDKAFQRRFMQENDVPGCPDFETFDDPAAACDYIDEYDGDLAIKPVGLTGGKGVKVIGDQVTAEEGKEYIRESDYDRIVLEERLLGEEFTIQAFVANGEFRTAPAVQDHKRAYEGDEGPNTGGMGSYSDATNELPFMTADDYDDAVSIIEATVDALDDYRGILYGQFMLTATGPRVVEFNARFGDPEAMNTLPVLETDFLEIVTAARDGDAPPALEFAEQATVCKYAVPEGYPTDPEAGAKVQVDEESAGDALLYYASVEERRSSSSDDVDERDDGIYTTTSRSFALVGVADSIAEAEEIAEDALAVAGEEGLRVRHDIGKADLIQRRIDHVNELRGE; from the coding sequence ATGCGAGAGAACGTGCTCCTGATCGGCGGCGGTGGCCGCGAACACGCCATCGCTCGCGCGCTCGAGGACAGCGAGGCCGACCTGTACGCCTGCGCCGGCAACCGCAACCCCGGAATCGCCCGCATCGCGTCCGGGTTCGAGACGCTCGAGACGACCGACCCCGAGGCTGTCGTCGACTACGCCGAGGACGTCGACGCGACCATCGCCGTCATCGGCCCCGAAGCGCCGCTCGATGCCGGCGTCGCGGACGAACTCGAGGCCGCGGGGGTCTATCCGTTCGGTCCGAAGAAGGCGGACGCCCGCATCGAGACGGACAAGGCCTTTCAGCGACGGTTCATGCAGGAAAACGACGTCCCGGGCTGTCCCGATTTCGAGACGTTCGACGACCCGGCGGCCGCCTGCGACTACATCGACGAGTACGACGGCGACCTCGCGATCAAGCCCGTCGGCCTCACCGGCGGCAAGGGCGTCAAAGTCATCGGCGATCAGGTCACCGCCGAGGAGGGCAAGGAGTACATCCGCGAGTCCGACTACGACCGGATCGTCCTGGAAGAGCGACTACTCGGCGAGGAGTTCACGATTCAGGCGTTCGTCGCCAACGGCGAGTTCCGCACGGCACCCGCAGTGCAGGACCACAAGCGCGCCTACGAGGGCGACGAAGGCCCCAACACCGGCGGCATGGGCAGCTACTCCGACGCGACGAACGAACTGCCCTTCATGACCGCGGACGATTACGACGACGCCGTCTCGATCATCGAGGCCACCGTCGACGCGCTAGACGACTACCGCGGGATCCTCTACGGCCAGTTCATGCTGACGGCTACCGGTCCCCGGGTCGTCGAGTTCAACGCCCGCTTCGGCGACCCCGAGGCGATGAACACGCTGCCGGTTCTCGAGACCGACTTCCTCGAGATCGTAACTGCCGCTCGCGACGGCGACGCACCGCCGGCACTCGAGTTCGCCGAGCAGGCGACGGTCTGCAAGTACGCGGTGCCGGAGGGGTACCCCACCGACCCCGAGGCGGGTGCGAAGGTGCAGGTCGACGAGGAGAGTGCCGGGGACGCGTTGCTCTACTACGCCAGCGTCGAAGAGCGACGCTCTTCGAGTTCTGATGACGTGGACGAACGCGACGACGGGATCTACACGACGACGTCCCGGTCGTTCGCCCTGGTCGGCGTCGCCGACTCGATCGCCGAGGCCGAGGAGATCGCCGAAGACGCGCTCGCGGTCGCCGGCGAGGAGGGACTGCGCGTCCGCCACGACATCGGCAAAGCGGACCTCATCCAGCGCCGGATCGATCACGTGAACGAGCTCCGCGGCGAGTAA
- a CDS encoding MgtC/SapB family protein, whose product MNEVALQVADAPLEETVVRLALAGALGMFLGLEREWSQKSAGIRTFSLISLLGAVFTVLVREGGIGESLLLLGGLLVIVQGVLLAVQGLTEDDPADTGLSLTTSVSMLVAYGIGVLVAAGFIIEGVTVAVLSSLLLVLKRELHEFAWGLSREEMRSTTEFAILAFVIYPLLPATYEPEVAGITIPLEPQIIWLMVVAVAGIGIANYAIVSTYGGRGIAITGFFGGLASSTAVVGTMLDHVNQRPEAASYAVAAILLANAAMAARNLAIAVGFTAGGETGILVEAVVPLGAVILLAFAIAALTADWSESGPMELESPFSLKNALAFGAVFLVVLVFGSLAETWFGTLGFYATAVASGFVSSAGATTSAVVLYRGGQLGAPEATVAILLATVSSIVVKALLASTSSNDGFRNRIAAYSTILLVGGGVAAAAIVAV is encoded by the coding sequence GTGAACGAGGTCGCGTTACAGGTCGCCGACGCGCCGCTCGAGGAAACGGTCGTTCGGCTCGCGCTGGCCGGCGCACTGGGTATGTTCCTCGGCCTCGAGCGCGAGTGGTCCCAGAAGTCCGCGGGTATCCGCACGTTCTCGCTGATCAGCCTGCTCGGTGCGGTGTTTACGGTGCTCGTTCGCGAGGGGGGTATCGGCGAGAGTCTGCTCCTGTTGGGTGGACTGCTCGTGATCGTCCAGGGGGTCCTGCTCGCCGTGCAGGGGCTCACGGAGGACGACCCGGCCGACACGGGGCTCTCGTTGACGACCTCGGTCTCGATGCTCGTCGCCTACGGTATCGGCGTGCTGGTCGCCGCCGGCTTCATCATCGAGGGAGTCACCGTCGCCGTCCTCTCGTCGCTGCTACTGGTGTTGAAGCGGGAGCTTCACGAGTTCGCCTGGGGGCTCTCGCGCGAGGAGATGCGATCGACGACGGAGTTCGCCATCCTCGCGTTCGTCATCTATCCGCTCCTCCCGGCCACGTACGAGCCCGAGGTCGCGGGCATCACCATCCCGCTCGAGCCCCAGATCATCTGGCTGATGGTCGTCGCCGTGGCGGGGATCGGTATCGCGAACTACGCGATCGTCTCGACCTACGGTGGCCGCGGCATCGCGATCACCGGATTCTTCGGCGGGCTGGCCTCCTCGACGGCGGTCGTCGGGACGATGCTCGATCACGTCAACCAGCGCCCCGAGGCCGCGTCCTACGCCGTCGCCGCGATCCTGCTCGCGAACGCCGCCATGGCCGCCCGTAACCTCGCGATCGCGGTCGGCTTCACCGCCGGCGGTGAGACCGGCATTCTCGTCGAGGCGGTCGTTCCGCTGGGTGCCGTCATCCTGCTCGCCTTCGCCATCGCCGCCCTCACGGCCGACTGGAGCGAGTCCGGCCCCATGGAACTCGAGAGCCCGTTCTCGCTGAAGAACGCCCTCGCGTTCGGGGCCGTCTTCCTCGTCGTCCTCGTGTTCGGATCGCTGGCCGAGACGTGGTTCGGGACGCTCGGCTTCTACGCGACGGCCGTGGCCAGCGGCTTCGTCTCGAGCGCCGGCGCGACCACTTCCGCGGTCGTCCTCTATCGCGGCGGTCAACTCGGTGCCCCCGAGGCGACCGTCGCCATCCTCCTCGCGACGGTCTCGAGTATCGTGGTCAAGGCGTTGCTGGCGTCGACCTCGTCGAACGACGGGTTCCGGAACCGGATCGCGGCCTACAGCACGATTCTGCTGGTCGGCGGCGGGGTGGCCGCGGCGGCAATCGTCGCCGTGTAA
- a CDS encoding bifunctional methylenetetrahydrofolate dehydrogenase/methenyltetrahydrofolate cyclohydrolase — protein sequence MTTIIDGDAVASEIRDDLTDAIETLADAGARPGLATVLMGDDPASQTYVTMKQRDCEEVGIESHHVDVDGDAPPEALYDAIADLNDDDDVHGYIVQAPVPDHVDYRDVIRRVDPIKDVDGFHPENVGRLVAGDARFRPCTPHGVQKLLASADIDTEGADVTIVGRSDIVGKPLANLLIQKADDGNATVTVCHSRTDDLAAKTRAADIVVAAAGAPELIDGSMIGEGAVVIDVGVNRMDADTEKGYELVGDVEFESAREKASAITPVPGGVGPMTRAMLLYNTVKAASLQEDVDVDLP from the coding sequence ATGACAACGATCATCGACGGCGACGCCGTGGCGAGCGAGATCCGAGACGATCTGACGGACGCGATCGAGACCCTCGCCGACGCCGGTGCGCGACCGGGGCTGGCGACCGTACTCATGGGCGACGACCCCGCGAGCCAGACCTACGTCACCATGAAACAGCGCGACTGCGAGGAGGTCGGCATCGAGAGCCACCACGTCGACGTCGACGGCGACGCGCCGCCGGAGGCGTTATACGACGCAATCGCGGACCTCAACGACGACGACGACGTCCACGGCTACATCGTCCAGGCCCCGGTGCCGGACCACGTCGACTACCGCGACGTGATCCGCCGCGTCGACCCGATCAAGGACGTCGACGGCTTCCACCCCGAGAACGTCGGTCGACTGGTCGCCGGCGACGCCCGGTTTCGGCCCTGTACGCCCCACGGCGTCCAGAAGTTACTCGCGTCCGCGGATATCGACACCGAAGGGGCGGACGTGACCATCGTCGGCCGCTCGGACATCGTCGGCAAACCCCTCGCGAACCTCCTGATCCAGAAGGCCGACGACGGCAACGCGACCGTGACGGTCTGTCACTCACGGACCGACGACCTCGCGGCGAAGACGCGGGCCGCGGACATCGTCGTCGCAGCCGCCGGCGCACCGGAACTGATCGACGGCTCGATGATCGGCGAGGGCGCGGTCGTCATCGACGTGGGCGTCAACCGGATGGACGCGGACACCGAGAAGGGGTACGAACTCGTCGGCGACGTCGAGTTCGAGAGCGCCAGGGAGAAAGCGAGCGCGATCACGCCCGTTCCGGGCGGCGTCGGCCCGATGACCCGCGCGATGTTGCTCTACAACACGGTCAAGGCGGCGAGCCTGCAGGAAGACGTCGACGTCGACTTGCCCTGA
- a CDS encoding aminotransferase class III-fold pyridoxal phosphate-dependent enzyme, which translates to MDRATVEPQVDSIPGERASEWVEYHHQYAAPSTYVYEFVWDAGGEATGPFCTDVDGNVLLDFTSHVAAAPLGYNNPTIRTKLREFDIVDPLKIAGQDFYVSGGGGRPDDPDFPGPTQLMDRLVAMTDHYDMDRVFLSNSGAEAIENAIKICYAAGGHRAFTFDGAFHGRTLGALSLNRSKTAHRSGFPEVPGVVSVPYPATDEAYRTRWRTDGPGGNVVADALHPERGVVDPDEVAYLILEPIQGEGGYRVAHPEFARDLEALRDRYDLTVIADEIQSGLGRTGELWAVDHLDLTPDVITSAKGLRVGATISRSDVFPAEKSRLSSTWGAGDLIAAMQGVLTIDTIHEENLLANVRERGEQLRTRLADAVEDGNAPGIVDIRGRGLMLAVEFDTKARRDAVLESAFNHGLLTLGCGYKTLRLLPPLDVTEREIELGTRLLLESLERVADEGP; encoded by the coding sequence ATGGACCGAGCAACGGTCGAACCACAGGTCGACTCGATCCCCGGCGAACGAGCGAGCGAGTGGGTCGAGTATCACCACCAGTACGCCGCCCCGAGTACGTACGTTTACGAGTTCGTCTGGGACGCCGGCGGTGAGGCGACGGGCCCGTTCTGTACCGACGTCGACGGCAACGTCCTGCTGGATTTCACGAGTCACGTCGCGGCCGCCCCGCTCGGCTACAACAACCCGACGATCCGGACGAAGCTCCGCGAGTTCGACATCGTCGATCCGCTGAAGATCGCTGGACAGGACTTCTACGTCAGCGGCGGTGGCGGTCGACCGGACGATCCCGACTTCCCCGGTCCGACGCAGCTGATGGACCGCCTCGTCGCGATGACCGACCACTACGACATGGATCGGGTCTTCCTCTCGAACTCCGGTGCGGAGGCCATCGAGAACGCGATCAAAATCTGCTACGCCGCGGGCGGTCACCGGGCGTTCACCTTCGACGGCGCGTTCCACGGTCGCACGCTGGGCGCGCTCTCGCTCAACCGCTCGAAGACCGCCCACCGAAGCGGTTTTCCGGAGGTTCCGGGCGTCGTCAGCGTTCCCTATCCCGCTACCGACGAGGCGTACCGAACCCGCTGGCGAACCGACGGCCCCGGTGGGAACGTCGTCGCTGACGCGCTCCACCCGGAACGGGGTGTCGTCGACCCCGACGAGGTCGCCTACCTGATCCTCGAGCCCATTCAGGGCGAGGGCGGCTATCGGGTCGCCCATCCCGAGTTCGCCCGCGACCTCGAGGCGCTCCGTGACCGGTACGATCTCACAGTTATCGCCGACGAGATACAGTCCGGGCTGGGGCGGACGGGCGAACTGTGGGCGGTCGATCACCTCGATCTCACGCCGGACGTCATCACCAGCGCGAAGGGGCTCCGTGTGGGCGCGACGATCTCGCGGTCGGACGTCTTCCCCGCCGAAAAGAGCCGCCTCTCCTCGACGTGGGGCGCGGGCGATCTCATCGCCGCCATGCAGGGCGTGCTCACGATCGACACGATTCACGAGGAGAACTTGCTCGCGAACGTCCGCGAGCGAGGCGAGCAGTTGCGGACCCGACTCGCGGACGCCGTCGAAGACGGTAACGCGCCCGGTATTGTCGACATCCGCGGTCGCGGGCTGATGCTCGCGGTCGAGTTCGATACGAAAGCGCGCCGGGACGCGGTCCTCGAGAGCGCGTTCAACCACGGCCTGTTGACCCTCGGCTGCGGCTACAAGACGCTTCGATTGCTGCCGCCGCTCGACGTCACCGAACGGGAGATCGAACTGGGGACGAGGCTGTTGCTCGAGTCGCTCGAGCGGGTCGCGGACGAGGGCCCGTAA
- a CDS encoding DUF7117 family protein, whose amino-acid sequence MKIRGERECTECETRWSYYETGSVGCPACGSLRSVGVDERTEHTDLQVAFDLTPVRNAIDEADTDDVAVRARDRCREYVRRRGFVNAGTLRELDDTYLAAIELLHVSDIVAREISLEDREELYFLSLLRDADQGERPSAADVPRSLRAARGLAYANAVREYRRDVRTWAEDRDLTASERSALETLGEHVTRIRMLDGDVDLRTAEQLVDATRELANGLRGDEVAFSQAEERLDALSAGPDG is encoded by the coding sequence ATGAAGATCCGGGGTGAGCGCGAGTGTACGGAGTGTGAGACGCGCTGGTCGTACTACGAGACCGGGAGCGTCGGCTGCCCGGCCTGTGGCAGCCTGCGAAGCGTCGGCGTCGACGAACGCACCGAGCACACGGACCTGCAGGTCGCGTTCGATCTCACCCCCGTACGGAACGCGATCGACGAGGCCGATACCGACGACGTCGCCGTACGGGCCCGCGACCGCTGTCGCGAGTACGTTCGGCGGCGCGGATTCGTCAACGCCGGTACCCTCCGTGAACTCGACGACACCTACCTCGCCGCGATCGAACTCCTTCACGTCAGCGACATCGTCGCCCGCGAGATCAGTCTCGAGGACCGTGAAGAGCTGTACTTCCTCTCCCTGCTCCGGGACGCAGACCAGGGTGAACGGCCGTCCGCCGCCGACGTCCCCCGATCGCTTCGGGCGGCCCGCGGCCTCGCGTACGCGAACGCCGTCCGGGAGTACCGCCGCGACGTCCGAACCTGGGCCGAGGACCGCGACCTGACGGCGAGCGAACGGAGCGCGCTCGAGACGCTCGGCGAACACGTTACGCGTATCCGAATGCTCGACGGCGACGTCGACCTGCGGACCGCCGAGCAACTCGTCGACGCGACGCGCGAACTCGCGAACGGGCTGCGCGGCGACGAGGTCGCCTTCTCGCAGGCCGAGGAGCGGTTGGACGCCCTCTCGGCCGGTCCGGACGGGTGA